The Camelina sativa cultivar DH55 chromosome 18, Cs, whole genome shotgun sequence DNA window AGTACTTATATATTCCACGCTACCAGAATTCAGTTCTGGTTATAACATGATACAAAGTATCTCATGGTCACATTATAGCTAGTATGTTGCATAAGATACTATCtttctgaatttacaatttCGATCAACAAGAGATGTTCCATGATTTAACTACATAATTTGGCACCAAACCTAATTAATAGAGTGAGTAGATTACAAAAAGTCACATAAAATGAATGATTATAACTACATAGTTTGGCTACATGGTTTATTTAGCGAAccaattagggttttcatgATTGATAGTTACCTGAAAGACCAATGGCGATTCCCTCGAAGATGGAGTGAAAACAAAGTGCAAAAATCAGCAAAGCTGTGTCTCCAAATCCAGTAGTCCGCAAAATCACTTGATTCACATCCACACCAGTACTTCTTATCTCACGATGGTCTTCCTCTTTCACtgccacatcatcatcatcatccaccctCGACTCTCCGGCGACAGCTCCGCCGTGGTGGTTATTACTTCCAGCCGCTACAAACGAAACCGCCACGTCTGCGAGCATTGTAAGGCAATATCCAGCGGCTGCTAACATGAAGGCGTAAGGATACTCTTTGTGTTTTAACCCTCTAAAAGTCTCGTTAGCGTCGCTGAGGAAATGGATTAGAGCGGTCGCGAGGAAAATACCACCGGAGAATTGAGTTCCGAGGAGGAGAAAAGACTCGTTCCATCGGTAAAAGTAAGGTGAGATACCGGCTAAGAATGTGCTAAAGAAGAGTATTATAATACAATAGATCTTTACAAGCACCAAACTTTTCGATCGGAGATTCACGACGGTGGTTGTTCCGGTTGCAGGAGGTGGTTGGTTGGTCggctcttcttcgtctccgtcGTCTATGCCACCGTGAGCAAGAATCAAGGAGAAACAAAGGAAGAgaatagagaagaaaaagagagttgactttagggttttggaagaagacaaagccattttagttagttatttttttcttttgtttctcaattattgtttgtttgtgttgtgttcttTTCTCAATtgatgaaacatatatatatttagtgtatgtttttttatatatatatgttgttggtGATTGTAGTACAGTGTTGACTTTTTTTGTTGGAGATTTGCTGTGACAAGTACAACGGTAAAGTAATTCGGAAGTTGTACTACAAAAAAAGTACAAGTGAAGGTCTAATAATCATCGCCGGCGACCAAAGAGCTAGCTGTTTCCTTGTGAAACGCCATGTACCGGATTCAAGTGAAGGTCTATAATTAGTATCAGAAtattatcaaatcaaattgtTTCCCAAATAGGTTTGCCTTTAATAGCAAAaatattggatatatatatatatatatatatatatatataNTGTGATACAGACGGAGTAATATTTGTATTGAAGTTAGAGAGATTCCTTCTGAAACATTGGGAAATTAAAAGACATAAACAAAACTGTACCAAGTGTCCGGTGTTCCAGGTCCACCGTTCGCATATATATTTGTCGGTCCATATTATtgttaaaaagtaaatattggtACTATCGTTTTGAAATACTGATTGATATAACTATTTGCAAATTAAACCGCATTgctttacaatttttgtttgttggttcaAACGCATTGTTGGGCTTGACGTTGA harbors:
- the LOC104762069 gene encoding zinc transporter 2-like; the encoded protein is MALSSSKTLKSTLFFFSILFLCFSLILAHGGIDDGDEEEPTNQPPPATGTTTVVNLRSKSLVLVKIYCIIILFFSTFLAGISPYFYRWNESFLLLGTQFSGGIFLATALIHFLSDANETFRGLKHKEYPYAFMLAAAGYCLTMLADVAVSFVAAGSNNHHGGAVAGESRVDDDDDVAVKEEDHREIRSTGVDVNQVILRTTGFGDTALLIFALCFHSIFEGIAIGLSETKSDAWRNLWTISLHKVFAAVAMGIALLKLIPKRPFFLTVVYSLAFGISSPIGVGIGIGINATSQGAAGDWTYAISMSLACGVFVYVAVNHLISKGYKPREKCYFDKPVYKFLAVFLGVALLSFVMIWD